One window of Psychrobacillus sp. FSL H8-0483 genomic DNA carries:
- a CDS encoding SpoIIE family protein phosphatase, with protein sequence MYEQDQKRGLSWRRAVESLQARKVSIAFTIVFFILAFFLAQVVLFEASVPFFLPIWALVNLRFQRFLPWTIAGALLGSFTLGFGQVVIHALQAFIFPLHRKRFIKKIPLPLFVLMDVVFIQVIWQFVSYGGDIPVSVWLAIGYEGVLSLFMTLFLFQLFLPLPDFLHKKWTAERMGAALLIGALVLTGMSNFIIGYVSIPLILTHLVIVVAAAVGGVQLSTVVAVLAGTVLSISKLSFSGMIAVYAVTGFLAGLHKPFGRLWQAFSMLGATFFFILYDRTLPLDSVYIGSLVTASLLFFAIPSKWMKDLKDQLFPDTTHILLRRQKWMTEKVNNQLHEFQHFVDFITRFISDRFESKAVIDKGRTEVLAACQSCFHYEKCWGEKSNGIPVLMKQWEEQSKKTRIQIEKKLQFKCVKPTQIMQELKEREAKVQLTQEMQHGKKMFALKLRDMGNHMSELMSNLESGVTLYTSHEEVVKEKFQQCNIPFFQVDVLNIEVGQMEVVCCLPVESRAKMVGERLILPILYDLWKEPFEITSMKEIHHPYEHIQMTCKSSVRFSVTHDIYTSSSRNTIYSGDAHAVFPLHPGLLAVILSDGMGNNVEAHRESRRVMQFMRECLNKKMDPETTMHTLHYMMSLQDDTDSYATVDLALIDLQKGELWSWKAGSMSTYLIRGNNMRKIESKHVPFGFLPTFSIEARKVDIKDGDVLLMLSDGVFSANTTIEKQELYYKKILQDPSMNAERFVKMLEETYSLPGDDRTVIFMQVKHVVPEWSIFSPRQTSNFQEKMIH encoded by the coding sequence ATGTATGAACAAGATCAAAAAAGAGGGTTATCTTGGAGAAGGGCTGTAGAAAGTTTACAAGCTCGTAAAGTATCAATTGCTTTCACAATAGTTTTCTTTATTCTTGCTTTTTTCTTAGCACAAGTCGTACTATTTGAAGCCTCTGTTCCGTTTTTTCTACCTATTTGGGCTCTTGTTAATTTGAGATTTCAACGCTTTTTACCATGGACGATTGCAGGTGCTTTGCTTGGTAGCTTTACACTTGGATTTGGACAGGTCGTCATTCATGCACTACAAGCATTCATCTTTCCTCTCCATAGGAAAAGGTTTATAAAGAAAATACCTTTGCCTTTATTTGTTCTAATGGATGTAGTTTTCATTCAAGTTATATGGCAATTTGTATCATACGGGGGGGATATTCCTGTTTCTGTTTGGTTAGCAATTGGGTATGAAGGTGTCTTAAGTTTATTTATGACCTTATTTTTGTTTCAGCTATTTCTTCCGTTACCCGACTTTTTGCATAAAAAATGGACTGCAGAAAGAATGGGTGCTGCTTTATTAATAGGTGCTCTAGTGTTAACTGGGATGTCCAATTTTATTATTGGGTATGTATCAATTCCATTAATACTCACACATTTAGTAATTGTTGTAGCGGCGGCGGTCGGTGGAGTTCAATTATCAACGGTAGTTGCAGTGCTAGCGGGAACGGTATTAAGTATTTCCAAACTTAGCTTTAGTGGAATGATTGCCGTATATGCAGTAACTGGTTTTTTAGCGGGGTTGCATAAACCATTTGGCAGACTGTGGCAGGCATTTAGTATGCTTGGAGCGACCTTTTTCTTTATTTTATACGATCGTACTTTACCTCTAGATTCTGTTTACATCGGGTCACTGGTTACTGCTTCGTTATTGTTTTTTGCCATTCCATCGAAGTGGATGAAAGATTTAAAGGACCAACTCTTTCCTGATACTACTCATATTCTTTTAAGAAGGCAAAAGTGGATGACTGAAAAAGTGAATAATCAATTACATGAGTTTCAACACTTTGTTGATTTTATTACACGATTTATCTCAGATAGATTTGAATCTAAAGCCGTTATTGATAAAGGACGCACGGAAGTATTAGCTGCTTGCCAATCTTGTTTTCATTATGAGAAATGTTGGGGAGAGAAGTCGAATGGGATTCCAGTATTAATGAAGCAGTGGGAGGAGCAATCTAAAAAGACGAGGATACAAATAGAAAAGAAACTGCAGTTTAAATGTGTAAAGCCAACTCAAATTATGCAAGAGTTAAAGGAGAGGGAAGCGAAAGTACAGTTAACTCAAGAAATGCAGCATGGGAAAAAAATGTTTGCCCTTAAGCTTCGAGATATGGGGAATCATATGAGCGAACTTATGAGTAATTTAGAGAGTGGTGTAACTCTATATACTTCCCATGAAGAAGTTGTGAAGGAGAAATTTCAACAATGTAATATCCCTTTTTTTCAAGTCGATGTACTAAATATTGAGGTAGGTCAGATGGAGGTTGTATGCTGTTTACCAGTAGAGTCCAGAGCAAAGATGGTTGGTGAAAGATTAATACTGCCTATCTTATACGATTTATGGAAAGAGCCTTTTGAAATTACATCTATGAAGGAAATTCATCATCCATATGAACATATTCAAATGACATGCAAGTCATCTGTTCGTTTCTCTGTAACACATGACATTTATACATCCTCCAGTAGGAATACCATTTATTCAGGTGACGCTCATGCCGTTTTTCCTCTGCACCCAGGTTTACTTGCTGTTATTTTATCGGACGGAATGGGGAATAACGTAGAAGCGCATCGGGAAAGTAGAAGAGTTATGCAATTCATGCGAGAATGTTTAAATAAAAAAATGGATCCTGAAACAACGATGCATACACTTCATTACATGATGAGTTTACAAGATGATACAGATAGTTATGCAACGGTTGACTTAGCATTGATTGACTTACAAAAAGGAGAACTTTGGTCATGGAAAGCGGGGAGTATGTCTACGTATTTAATCCGAGGAAATAACATGCGTAAAATTGAAAGCAAGCATGTACCATTTGGATTTTTACCTACTTTTTCAATAGAGGCAAGAAAAGTAGATATTAAAGATGGAGATGTATTACTAATGCTATCAGACGGCGTTTTTTCAGCAAATACGACAATTGAAAAACAAGAGTTGTATTATAAAAAAATACTTCAGGATCCATCCATGAATGCAGAACGTTTTGTGAAGATGTTAGAAGAAACATATTCATTGCCAGGAGATGATCGTACGGTGATTTTCATGCAAGTGAAACATGTAGTTCCAGAGTGGTCCATATTTTCACCACGTCAAACATCAAACTTTCAAGAAAAGATGATACACTAA
- a CDS encoding type III pantothenate kinase, translating into MILVLDTGNTNIVLGVYKDDVLTHHWRMETDRRKTEDEYGMQVKALFSHAHISFNQIKGIIISSVVPPIMFSLEAMCKKYFGIKPLVVGPGVKTGLNIKYENPREVGADRIVNAVAAIHEYGTPLIIVDFGTATTYCYVNERGDYMGGAIAPGIGISTEALYTKASKLPRIELTTPEHVIGKNTVSAMQAGIVYGYVGQVEGIVNRMKKAMKQNPKVIATGGMASLIANETTVMDVIDPFLTLKGLYLIYQRNLDERGMR; encoded by the coding sequence ATGATACTTGTGTTAGATACAGGGAATACAAACATCGTTTTAGGTGTTTATAAAGACGATGTGTTAACTCACCACTGGCGAATGGAAACAGATCGTCGTAAAACAGAGGATGAATATGGGATGCAAGTGAAAGCTCTTTTTTCGCATGCTCATATTTCTTTTAACCAAATAAAAGGTATTATTATTTCCTCTGTAGTACCCCCAATCATGTTTTCATTAGAGGCTATGTGCAAAAAATACTTTGGTATAAAGCCTTTAGTTGTGGGACCTGGAGTGAAAACAGGTTTAAACATTAAGTATGAAAATCCACGTGAAGTTGGTGCAGATCGAATTGTAAATGCAGTTGCTGCTATTCATGAATACGGTACGCCGCTTATTATTGTAGATTTTGGCACAGCCACAACGTATTGTTACGTCAATGAAAGAGGAGACTATATGGGAGGTGCAATTGCTCCGGGTATCGGTATATCGACAGAGGCGTTGTATACGAAAGCAAGTAAACTTCCACGAATTGAACTAACAACACCAGAGCATGTGATAGGGAAAAATACCGTTTCTGCTATGCAGGCGGGTATTGTATATGGGTATGTAGGACAAGTAGAAGGTATTGTTAACCGAATGAAAAAAGCGATGAAGCAAAATCCAAAAGTAATTGCAACTGGCGGTATGGCTTCGTTAATTGCGAACGAAACAACTGTAATGGACGTTATTGATCCGTTTTTAACGTTAAAAGGTCTGTATTTAATCTATCAACGAAATTTGGATGAAAGAGGTATGAGATAA
- the hpt gene encoding hypoxanthine phosphoribosyltransferase: protein MLEKDILEILLTEEQIQEKARELGAALSADYADKYPLAIGILKGAMPFMSDLMKRVDTYIEMDYMDVSSYGNATVSSGEVKIVKDLNTSVEGRDILIIEDIIDSGMTLSYLVDLFKYRKAKSIKIVTLLDKPTGRKVDLKADYVGFEVPDAFVVGYGLDYAEKYRNLPYVGVLKKEVYSF from the coding sequence ATGTTAGAAAAAGACATCCTAGAAATTTTATTAACGGAAGAACAAATTCAAGAAAAAGCAAGAGAGCTTGGAGCAGCACTATCCGCAGACTATGCAGATAAGTACCCACTTGCAATCGGAATCTTAAAAGGTGCAATGCCTTTCATGTCTGATTTAATGAAGCGTGTGGATACATACATTGAGATGGACTATATGGATGTATCGAGTTACGGGAATGCAACAGTTTCTTCAGGAGAAGTTAAAATTGTTAAAGACTTAAATACTAGTGTTGAAGGTCGCGATATTTTAATTATTGAAGATATTATTGATAGTGGTATGACGTTAAGTTATTTAGTAGATCTTTTCAAATACCGTAAAGCAAAATCGATTAAAATCGTTACATTGCTTGATAAACCCACTGGTAGAAAAGTAGATCTAAAAGCAGATTATGTTGGCTTTGAAGTGCCGGATGCTTTTGTTGTTGGTTACGGATTAGACTATGCAGAAAAATATCGAAATTTACCATATGTTGGTGTATTGAAGAAAGAAGTGTATTCTTTTTAA
- the cysK gene encoding cysteine synthase A encodes MTKIAQSIVDLIGKTPIVKLNRVNNPEDAEVYVKLEYFNPGSSVKDRIALAMIEAAEKEGKLKEGSTIIEPTSGNTGIGLAMIASAKGYKAVLVMPDTMSLERRNLLRAYGADLVLTPGADGMKGAIAKAEELSKENGWFVPQQFNNEANPEIHRLTTGPEIVEAFDELHGFVSGIGTGGTITGAGIVLKENFPGIHIAAVEPKDSPVLSGGKPGPHKIQGIGAGFVPSVLNTELYDSIIQVSNEDAYATSREVATSEGILGGVSAGAAIFGALQLAKELGKGKKVLAVIPDNGERYLSTPLYQFED; translated from the coding sequence ATGACGAAGATAGCGCAATCCATAGTAGACTTAATTGGGAAAACACCGATCGTAAAATTAAACAGAGTAAATAACCCTGAGGATGCAGAAGTGTATGTAAAATTAGAATACTTCAACCCAGGTAGTAGCGTAAAAGACCGTATTGCACTTGCAATGATTGAAGCTGCTGAAAAAGAAGGAAAATTAAAAGAAGGTAGCACAATTATCGAACCAACTAGTGGTAACACAGGGATTGGACTTGCGATGATCGCTTCAGCAAAAGGATACAAAGCAGTATTAGTTATGCCGGATACAATGAGTTTAGAGCGTAGAAACTTACTTCGTGCATATGGTGCTGATTTAGTATTAACACCTGGTGCGGATGGTATGAAAGGTGCTATCGCTAAAGCTGAAGAGCTTTCTAAAGAAAATGGTTGGTTTGTTCCACAACAGTTTAACAATGAAGCAAACCCAGAAATTCACCGTTTAACAACTGGACCTGAAATCGTAGAAGCCTTCGATGAATTACACGGGTTTGTTTCAGGAATTGGAACTGGGGGAACAATTACTGGTGCAGGTATCGTATTAAAAGAAAATTTCCCTGGCATTCATATTGCTGCGGTCGAACCAAAAGATTCGCCTGTTTTATCTGGTGGAAAACCAGGTCCTCATAAAATCCAAGGAATTGGAGCTGGATTTGTTCCTAGTGTGTTAAATACGGAATTATACGATTCTATTATTCAAGTATCGAACGAAGATGCCTATGCAACTTCTCGTGAAGTGGCTACATCAGAAGGTATCCTTGGAGGTGTATCAGCTGGAGCAGCTATTTTCGGAGCGCTTCAACTTGCAAAAGAGCTTGGTAAAGGAAAGAAAGTTCTTGCAGTTATTCCGGATAATGGAGAACGTTACTTGAGCACACCATTATACCAATTTGAAGATTAA
- the tilS gene encoding tRNA lysidine(34) synthetase TilS has protein sequence MHPFDRKVKQYIDKHQLIQKGERLLVASSGGADSVALVHVINELKETYDLEVGIVHTDHQLRGEESAEDMQFVEQLAKKMGISFYATALDVPKRVAAEGGNVQVICREERYAYFEHIMTTHHFDKLVLGHHADDQIETVVMALVRGSLTASITGIPRMRPFSSGQIIRPFLCVTKKEILDFIRCQNQLFRHDPSNDKHTYTRNRIRHKLVPLLAEENPNISDSIRTFVEKQQQDDEFLQMIAKEKYDQLVTIDDEGIFYLDTIGFSAVPIALQRRVILILLNYLYQSSEVLINDRLIASILAACNEHDGNEVLHLPKAIFLVRHYNKVQFSSSNQQPLVIRNVVIEENGWIHIGAGFSIYLTRNLSENQSGEKWFLQLESDLLPLAIRQKTPGDRIQIKGMSSPKKVSRLFIDEKISAEERLDWPLLVTQKNDIIAVTGLRYGDRFSKIFSSQNYVLYIKRD, from the coding sequence ATGCATCCGTTCGATCGAAAGGTAAAACAATATATAGACAAGCACCAGTTGATACAAAAAGGAGAGCGTCTTCTTGTCGCTTCTTCTGGTGGAGCAGACTCGGTTGCGTTAGTTCATGTGATAAATGAACTTAAGGAAACGTATGATCTTGAGGTAGGAATTGTTCATACGGACCATCAGTTAAGAGGTGAGGAATCTGCAGAGGATATGCAATTTGTGGAACAACTCGCTAAAAAAATGGGTATTTCATTTTACGCTACAGCACTGGATGTTCCTAAGAGAGTAGCAGCAGAGGGAGGAAATGTACAAGTTATATGCCGAGAAGAGCGATATGCTTATTTTGAACACATAATGACTACCCATCACTTTGATAAGCTTGTACTTGGACACCATGCAGACGATCAAATTGAAACTGTTGTCATGGCATTGGTAAGGGGATCACTCACTGCTTCCATAACTGGTATACCAAGAATGAGACCCTTTTCAAGTGGACAAATCATTCGACCATTCTTATGTGTAACCAAAAAAGAAATTCTAGATTTCATCCGTTGTCAGAATCAACTCTTTAGACATGATCCAAGTAATGATAAACATACATATACAAGAAATCGAATTCGTCATAAACTGGTGCCTCTTCTTGCGGAAGAAAATCCAAATATTAGTGACAGTATTCGTACGTTTGTGGAAAAACAGCAACAGGATGATGAGTTTCTTCAAATGATTGCGAAGGAAAAGTATGACCAGCTTGTGACGATTGATGATGAAGGCATATTTTATCTTGATACAATAGGATTTTCAGCAGTTCCCATTGCTTTACAAAGAAGAGTAATTCTAATACTATTAAATTATCTATACCAAAGCTCCGAAGTACTAATTAATGATCGCTTGATTGCATCCATTCTTGCTGCTTGCAATGAGCATGATGGCAACGAAGTACTTCATTTGCCAAAGGCTATTTTCCTCGTTCGTCATTACAATAAAGTTCAATTCTCCTCTTCGAATCAGCAACCTTTAGTTATTAGGAATGTCGTAATAGAAGAGAATGGTTGGATTCATATTGGTGCTGGTTTTTCCATCTATTTAACGAGAAATTTATCAGAGAATCAATCTGGCGAGAAGTGGTTTCTCCAACTAGAAAGTGATTTACTTCCACTTGCTATTAGACAAAAAACACCAGGAGACCGGATTCAAATAAAAGGAATGTCCTCTCCAAAAAAAGTTTCTCGCTTATTTATAGATGAAAAAATTTCTGCAGAGGAACGACTTGATTGGCCACTGCTTGTAACACAGAAAAATGATATAATAGCAGTAACTGGACTTCGTTACGGAGACCGATTTTCAAAGATATTTAGCTCGCAAAACTATGTCTTATACATAAAGCGAGATTAA
- the hslO gene encoding Hsp33 family molecular chaperone HslO encodes MSDYLVRALAFEGSVRAFAVRTTDTVGEAQRRHGTWPTASAALGRSMTAAVMIGAMLKGEDKLTVKVEGNGPIGPMIIDSNAKGEVRGYVTNPQTHFDLNELGKLDVRRAVGTEGALTIVKDLGLRDFFTGQVPIVSGEIAEDFTYYFAASEQVPSSVGLGVLVNPDNTILAAGGFIIQLMPGTDDETITIIEEHLSKMEPVSKMIERGLTPEELLFEILGKENVQLLDTMPVGFECNCSKDRFGSAIISLGESEIRDMIAEDGGAEAHCHFCMEKYNYSVEELESFIDEINS; translated from the coding sequence ATGAGTGATTATTTAGTAAGAGCATTAGCTTTTGAAGGGAGCGTACGCGCGTTTGCAGTACGCACAACAGATACGGTGGGAGAAGCGCAACGCCGTCACGGAACATGGCCAACAGCATCAGCGGCACTTGGGAGATCTATGACTGCAGCAGTGATGATAGGTGCTATGTTAAAAGGAGAAGACAAGCTTACAGTTAAAGTAGAAGGAAATGGACCAATTGGACCGATGATTATTGATAGTAATGCAAAAGGAGAAGTTCGTGGATATGTGACAAACCCTCAAACTCATTTTGATTTAAATGAACTTGGAAAATTAGATGTCCGTCGAGCTGTAGGAACAGAAGGTGCTCTTACGATTGTAAAGGATTTAGGGCTGAGAGACTTCTTTACGGGACAAGTACCAATTGTTTCTGGAGAAATTGCAGAAGACTTTACGTATTATTTTGCTGCTTCGGAACAAGTTCCTTCATCCGTAGGACTAGGCGTTTTAGTAAACCCGGACAACACAATCTTGGCTGCTGGAGGATTTATTATTCAACTAATGCCAGGTACAGATGATGAAACAATTACAATTATAGAAGAGCATTTAAGTAAAATGGAACCTGTTTCTAAGATGATTGAAAGAGGCTTAACTCCAGAGGAGCTACTTTTTGAAATTTTAGGGAAAGAAAATGTGCAATTGTTAGACACTATGCCAGTAGGGTTTGAATGTAATTGTTCCAAAGATCGATTTGGAAGTGCCATTATAAGTTTAGGTGAAAGTGAAATTCGCGACATGATCGCTGAGGACGGTGGGGCAGAAGCTCATTGCCATTTCTGTATGGAAAAGTACAACTATTCAGTAGAAGAATTGGAGTCATTTATCGATGAAATCAATTCGTAA
- a CDS encoding peptidyl-prolyl cis-trans isomerase: MKSIRNNGNAQPKRHLKTKPVLLLLGILFIGNLLWFIAWLVPNEKTGETEEVASVDGKVITKEQWMASMESMYGKEVLLDIVNAEVMEAAANKNGIKVNDGEVELELALIRSTQEGTDTSLQYFDEEVMRKKIRSRLILEKVLAKDIVVKDEDVKAYYENNKNLYNIPTSYLTSVIYVETEDEAKDVVQELENGSSFEGLARERSSDASSASLGGDIGYISEGTDSVENTLVNALPRVDVGKWSNIIALKDGRFAVAQVNGVFEGRSFSFSDVKDHIRRELALDQLPQSVTQEAFWQEFDAEWFYSEK; encoded by the coding sequence ATGAAATCAATTCGTAATAACGGGAATGCCCAACCAAAACGACATTTAAAAACAAAACCAGTACTTTTGTTGCTTGGCATACTTTTTATAGGCAATTTACTTTGGTTCATTGCTTGGTTAGTACCAAACGAGAAAACTGGGGAAACAGAAGAGGTCGCTTCAGTTGACGGTAAAGTTATTACGAAAGAACAGTGGATGGCTTCGATGGAATCGATGTATGGGAAAGAAGTTTTGTTAGATATCGTGAATGCAGAAGTGATGGAAGCTGCTGCCAATAAAAATGGAATTAAAGTGAATGATGGAGAAGTGGAATTGGAGCTAGCACTTATTCGTTCGACTCAAGAAGGAACGGATACCTCCCTTCAATATTTTGATGAGGAAGTAATGCGAAAGAAGATCCGCTCCCGTTTAATTTTAGAAAAAGTGTTAGCAAAAGATATTGTGGTTAAAGATGAGGATGTTAAAGCATATTACGAAAATAACAAAAATCTGTACAACATTCCAACTTCCTATCTCACTAGTGTAATTTATGTTGAAACAGAAGACGAGGCGAAAGATGTAGTGCAAGAACTTGAAAATGGCTCTTCTTTTGAAGGTCTGGCAAGAGAGCGTTCCTCTGATGCCAGTTCCGCTAGTCTAGGTGGTGATATTGGGTACATATCAGAAGGAACAGATTCTGTTGAAAATACATTAGTGAATGCTTTGCCACGCGTAGATGTTGGTAAATGGAGTAACATAATAGCTCTGAAAGATGGGCGTTTTGCAGTGGCCCAAGTAAATGGTGTATTTGAAGGGCGTTCCTTTTCATTTTCGGATGTAAAAGACCATATTCGTAGAGAACTTGCGCTAGATCAGTTACCCCAATCCGTAACACAAGAGGCATTTTGGCAAGAATTCGATGCGGAATGGTTTTATAGTGAGAAATAG
- the ftsH gene encoding ATP-dependent zinc metalloprotease FtsH: MNRALRYAILYLLIFFVIVGIFATFNTSNEPTKNISYNEFMSALADGKVTKFSMQPEQGVYFVEGAMKGYKEGETFLTKLPLNSDQLQSEINALAKANSVEINVKETSKTSGWVQFFTGLLPFLIIIILFFFLLSQSQGGGNRVMNFGKSKAKLYDNEKKKVRFNDVAGADEEKAELVEVVDFLKDPRKFVDIGARIPKGILLVGPPGTGKTLLARAVAGESGVPFFSISGSDFVEMFVGVGASRVRDLFENAKKNAPCIIFIDEIDAVGRQRGAGLGGGHDEREQTLNQLLVEMDGFGANEGIIIIAATNRPDVLDPALLRPGRFDRQITVGRPDVKGREAVLQVHARNKPLDESVDLKAIAQRTPGFSGADLENLLNEAALVAARRNKKKVDMSDIDEATDRVIAGPAKTGKVISAKERNIVAFHEAGHVVVGLTLDDAEIVHKVTIVPRGQAGGYAVMLPKEDRYFMTKPELLDKISGLLGGRVAEDIIFGEVSTGAHNDFQRATGIARKMVTEYGMSDKLGPMQFGQAQGGNVFLGRDFNSEQNYSDAIAYEIDQEMQSMIKEQYARTKQILTEKRDLLELIANTLLEVETLDAAQILHLKDHGTLPERPYAQTKEEVVEVVQTEAVGAPADPSTGDLPKEDGIASEPETPIQEKRTDI, from the coding sequence ATGAATCGAGCACTGCGCTACGCTATATTATACTTATTAATATTTTTTGTAATTGTTGGAATTTTTGCCACGTTTAATACGAGCAATGAGCCAACTAAAAATATTAGTTATAACGAATTTATGTCTGCACTTGCAGATGGAAAAGTAACAAAATTTTCAATGCAACCAGAACAAGGTGTATATTTTGTTGAAGGTGCTATGAAAGGCTATAAAGAGGGAGAAACATTTTTAACAAAACTCCCACTAAATAGTGACCAATTACAATCGGAAATTAACGCATTAGCTAAAGCAAATTCAGTTGAAATTAATGTGAAAGAAACTTCTAAAACAAGTGGTTGGGTTCAATTTTTCACTGGATTATTACCTTTCTTGATTATCATTATTTTATTCTTCTTCTTATTGAGTCAGTCACAAGGCGGTGGTAACCGTGTGATGAACTTTGGTAAGAGTAAAGCGAAACTGTATGATAACGAAAAGAAAAAAGTAAGATTTAATGATGTTGCTGGTGCAGATGAAGAAAAGGCTGAACTAGTAGAAGTAGTAGATTTCTTAAAAGATCCACGTAAATTCGTGGATATTGGGGCTCGTATTCCGAAAGGGATCTTGTTAGTAGGTCCTCCAGGTACTGGTAAAACATTACTTGCTCGTGCAGTCGCAGGGGAATCTGGTGTACCATTCTTCTCTATTAGTGGTTCCGATTTCGTAGAAATGTTTGTCGGAGTTGGGGCATCTCGTGTTCGTGATTTGTTTGAAAATGCGAAGAAGAATGCACCATGTATTATTTTTATCGATGAAATTGATGCTGTAGGTCGTCAACGTGGTGCAGGTCTTGGTGGTGGGCACGATGAACGTGAACAAACACTCAACCAATTACTTGTAGAAATGGATGGTTTCGGTGCAAATGAAGGTATTATTATCATTGCTGCAACGAACAGACCAGATGTTTTAGACCCAGCACTACTTCGTCCAGGTCGTTTTGACCGTCAAATTACAGTTGGTCGTCCAGATGTTAAAGGACGTGAAGCAGTACTTCAAGTACATGCGCGCAATAAACCTTTAGACGAATCAGTGGATTTAAAAGCAATTGCACAACGTACGCCAGGTTTCTCTGGAGCGGATTTAGAAAACTTATTAAACGAAGCAGCACTAGTAGCCGCTAGACGTAATAAGAAGAAAGTGGATATGAGTGACATTGATGAAGCAACGGACCGTGTTATAGCAGGTCCAGCGAAAACAGGTAAAGTCATATCTGCAAAAGAACGTAATATCGTTGCATTCCATGAAGCAGGGCATGTGGTTGTAGGATTGACATTAGATGATGCAGAAATCGTGCATAAAGTGACAATCGTTCCTCGTGGTCAAGCGGGTGGTTACGCAGTGATGCTTCCGAAAGAAGATCGTTACTTCATGACAAAACCAGAACTACTAGATAAAATTTCTGGATTACTGGGTGGTCGTGTAGCGGAAGATATCATCTTTGGTGAAGTATCAACAGGAGCTCATAATGATTTCCAACGCGCAACAGGTATTGCAAGAAAAATGGTTACGGAATATGGTATGAGTGATAAATTAGGTCCGATGCAATTTGGTCAAGCACAAGGTGGAAATGTCTTCCTTGGACGTGACTTTAACTCGGAACAAAATTATTCTGATGCAATCGCATATGAAATTGACCAAGAAATGCAATCTATGATTAAAGAGCAATACGCACGTACAAAACAAATTTTAACGGAAAAACGTGATTTATTAGAATTAATCGCAAATACGTTACTTGAAGTTGAAACGTTAGATGCTGCTCAAATCTTACATTTAAAAGATCACGGAACACTTCCAGAACGTCCGTATGCACAGACGAAAGAAGAAGTAGTAGAAGTGGTACAAACGGAAGCAGTAGGTGCTCCAGCGGATCCATCTACTGGTGACTTGCCAAAAGAAGATGGCATTGCAAGTGAGCCTGAAACTCCGATTCAAGAAAAACGTACAGATATATAG